A single genomic interval of Croceibacter atlanticus HTCC2559 harbors:
- a CDS encoding alpha-ketoacid dehydrogenase subunit alpha/beta, which produces MANPTETAPIFKYSKDNLSNEELLKLYLAMLKPRLIEEKMLILLRQGKISKWFSGIGQEAISAGVTLALQKEEYILPMHRNLGVFVNRDIPLYRLFTQWQGKASGFTKGRDRSFHFGTQEFNIVGMISHLGPQLGVADGIALAHKLKNEKNITAVFTGEGGTSEGDFHEALNVASVWDLPVLFCIENNGYGLSTPTTEQYRCENLADRGLGYGMESHIIDGNNILEVYQKVSALAESMRENPRPVLVEFLTFRRRGHEEASGTKYVPEDLMEAWELKDPISNYKDFLIAEGILTEEQDEHKHVLIKAEIEAHLQKAFEEDVISSSEDDELNDVYKPFTLEVTKPNETTEELRLIDAISQGLRQSMERYDDLVIMGQDVADYGGVFKITEGFIEQFGKDRVRNTPICESAIVSAAMGLSINGMKAVMEMQFGDFATSGFNPIVNYLAKSHYRWNQHADVVIRMPCGGGVGAGPFHSQTNEAWFTKTPGLKVVYPAFPYDAKGLLATAIEDPNPVLFFEHKALYRSIRQEVPTDYFTIPFGKASLLKEGEDITIITYGAGVHWALEVLEEHSNISADLIDLRSLQPLDYDTVYASVKKTSRVIILQEDSKFGGIASDLSACIMEDCFKYLDAPVKRVASLETPIPFAKNLENNYLPKNRFFNELLEVLAY; this is translated from the coding sequence ATGGCAAACCCAACCGAAACAGCACCTATATTTAAATACTCAAAAGATAACTTAAGCAATGAGGAACTCTTAAAACTTTACTTGGCAATGCTAAAGCCAAGGTTAATAGAGGAAAAAATGCTTATTTTATTAAGACAAGGTAAAATATCTAAATGGTTTAGTGGTATTGGCCAAGAAGCTATTTCTGCAGGTGTAACCTTAGCGTTACAAAAAGAAGAATATATTTTGCCTATGCACAGAAACTTAGGTGTTTTTGTAAATAGAGATATTCCGTTATACCGCTTATTTACGCAATGGCAAGGTAAAGCCAGTGGATTTACTAAAGGAAGAGATCGTAGTTTCCATTTTGGTACTCAAGAATTTAATATTGTGGGAATGATTTCGCATTTAGGTCCGCAACTTGGTGTAGCAGATGGCATTGCATTAGCACATAAATTAAAAAACGAAAAGAATATTACAGCTGTTTTTACAGGAGAAGGTGGTACTAGTGAAGGTGATTTTCATGAAGCACTTAATGTAGCCTCGGTTTGGGATTTACCAGTCTTATTTTGCATAGAAAACAATGGTTACGGATTATCTACTCCTACAACAGAGCAATACCGATGTGAAAATTTAGCAGACAGAGGTTTAGGATATGGAATGGAAAGTCATATTATAGATGGTAATAATATCTTGGAGGTTTATCAAAAAGTTTCAGCGCTTGCAGAAAGTATGCGTGAGAATCCACGTCCTGTTTTAGTTGAATTTTTAACCTTTAGAAGACGAGGACACGAAGAAGCAAGTGGTACTAAATATGTTCCTGAAGATTTAATGGAAGCTTGGGAGCTAAAAGATCCTATCTCAAATTATAAAGATTTTTTAATAGCTGAAGGTATTTTAACTGAAGAGCAAGATGAGCACAAACACGTGCTTATAAAAGCAGAAATTGAAGCACATTTACAAAAAGCTTTTGAAGAAGATGTAATATCGTCTTCTGAAGATGATGAGTTAAATGATGTTTATAAACCTTTTACACTTGAGGTTACTAAGCCTAATGAAACTACAGAAGAATTACGACTTATAGATGCAATTTCTCAAGGCTTACGACAATCTATGGAGCGATATGATGATCTTGTGATTATGGGGCAAGATGTGGCAGATTATGGAGGCGTCTTTAAAATAACTGAAGGTTTTATTGAACAATTTGGCAAAGACCGTGTTCGCAACACACCAATTTGTGAGTCTGCAATAGTATCTGCTGCAATGGGATTATCAATAAATGGTATGAAAGCAGTAATGGAAATGCAATTTGGAGATTTTGCAACATCTGGTTTTAATCCTATAGTAAACTATCTAGCAAAATCTCATTACCGTTGGAACCAACATGCAGATGTTGTTATACGTATGCCTTGTGGTGGTGGCGTTGGTGCTGGTCCATTTCATAGTCAAACCAATGAAGCTTGGTTTACTAAAACACCTGGTTTAAAAGTAGTATATCCAGCGTTTCCTTATGATGCTAAAGGATTACTCGCTACAGCTATTGAAGATCCAAATCCTGTATTGTTTTTTGAGCATAAGGCATTGTATAGAAGTATTAGACAAGAGGTACCTACAGATTACTTTACAATTCCTTTTGGTAAAGCGTCGCTTTTAAAAGAAGGTGAAGACATTACTATTATAACCTATGGTGCAGGTGTTCATTGGGCTTTAGAAGTTTTAGAAGAGCATTCTAATATTTCTGCAGATCTTATTGATTTAAGAAGCTTACAACCTTTAGATTATGATACCGTTTATGCATCGGTTAAAAAGACGAGTCGTGTTATAATACTTCAAGAGGATTCTAAATTTGGAGGTATAGCTTCAGATTTATCGGCTTGTATAATGGAAGATTGCTTTAAATACTTAGATGCACCAGTAAAACGTGTTGCGAGTTTAGAGACACCAATACCTTTTGCTAAAAATCTAGAAAACAATTATTTGCCTAAAAACAGATTCTTTAACGAGTTGTTAGAGGTTTTAGCTTATTAA